The Misgurnus anguillicaudatus chromosome 21, ASM2758022v2, whole genome shotgun sequence genome includes a window with the following:
- the slc12a4 gene encoding solute carrier family 12 member 4 encodes MPHFTVVPVQDNSPSYDSLEGINWVDYRDTGQGGYSGNGDTVSSDGHGTHKEDSPFLSRSDSSSKRNDFYDKNLALFEEELDIRPKVSSLLSRLVNYTNVTQGVKEHEEAENADASRRRLPKSPNMGTLMGVYLPCLQNIFGVILFLRLTWIVGTAGVVQSLLIVLMCCSCTMLTAISMSAIATNGVVPAGGAYFMISRSLGPEFGGAVGLCFYLGTTFAAAMYILGAIEIFLKYLIPQAAIFHATDIHAGNGAMLNNMRVYGTICLSLMAMVVFVGVKYVNKFASLFLACVIISIVSIYAGAIKSIFHPPDFSICMLGNRTLAWHLPDICAKTVIVGNDTVPTDLWKKFCNSENSSTAHCDEYFLQNNVTEIQGIPGLASGIIKENMWGDYMEKGQILVKAGLPSLDVHGSMESFGFYVTADIATSFTLLVGIFFPSATGIMAGSNRSGDLRDAQKSIPIGTILAITTTSLVYFSSVVLFGACIEGVVLRDKFGEAVSKNLVVGTLSWPSPWVIVIGSFFSTVGAGLQSLTGAPRLLQAIAKDNIIPFLRVFGHGKANGEPTWALLLTGLIAELGILIASLDMVAPILSMFFLMCYLFVNLACAVQTLLRTPNWRPRFKYYHWALSFLGMSMCLALMFISSWYYAIVAMVIAGMIYKYIEYQGAEKEWGDGIRGLSLSAARYALLRLEAGPPHTKNWRPQLLVLLKLDEDLHVKYPRMLTFASQLKAGKGLTIVGSVIQGNFLDCYGETQASEQAIKNMMEIERVKGFCQVVVASKVREGVAHLIQSCGLGGMKHNTVVLGWPYGWRQSEDPRAWKTFINTVRCTTAAHLALMVPKNVSFYPSNHERFTDGYIDVWWIVHDGGMLMLLPFLLKQHKVWRKCKMRIFTVAQMDDNSIQMKKDLATFLYQLRIEAEVEVVEMDDSDISAYTYERTLMMEQRSQMLKQMRLSNAEKDREAQLVKDRHSLIRMGSLYSDEEEETIEILPEKNQMTWTSDKVEAERRNRNNAPENFRELISIKPDQSNVRRMHTAVKLNEVIVNRSHDARLVLLNMPGPPRNQEGDENYMEFLEVLTEGLERVLLVRGGGREVITIYS; translated from the exons GTCATGGTACTCATAAAGAAGACAGTCCCTTCCTCAGCAGATCAGACTCATCATCTAAGAGGAATGACTTCTATGACAAAAACCTGGCCCTGTTTGAG GAAGAATTGGACATCCGGCCAAAGGTCTCCTCTCTCCTCAGCCGTCTGGTCAATTACACAAATGTTACTCAGGGTGTCAAAGAGCACGAGGAGGCAGAGAATGCTGATGCGTCCAGAAGACGACTCCCTAAA TCTCCAAATATGGGCACTCTGATGGGAGTCTATCTGCCATGCCTGCAAAACATCTTTGGTGTGATTCTCTTCCTGCGCCTCACGTGGATCGTAGGAACAGCAGGTGTCGTCCAGTCCTTACTCATCGTTCTCATGTGCTGTTCATGT aCAATGTTAACTGCAATATCGATGAGCGCCATAGCCACCAATGGTGTTGTCCCAG cTGGTGGAGCTTATTTTATGATATCTCGGTCTCTGGGTCCTGAGTTTGGCGGTGCAGTTGGTCTCTGTTTTTATCTGGGCACAACGTTTGCAGCTGCCATGTACATATTGGGAGCAATTGAAATTTTTCTG AAATATCTGATTCCTCAAGCTGCCATATTCCATGCCACAGATATCCATGCAGGGAACGGTGCAATGTTGAATAATATGCGAGTGTACGGCACAATTTGTTTGAGCCTCATGGCTATGGTGGTTTTTGTGGGGGTCAAGTATGTCAACAAGTTTGCCTCTCTCTTCCTGGCCTGCGTCATAATTTCAATCGTTTCCATCTATGCCGGAGCTATAAAATCCATCTTTCACCCACCAGATTTCTC GATTTGCATGCTCGGCAATCGGACTTTAGCTTGGCATCTTCCTGACATTTGTGCAAAGACAGTAATTGTTGGTAATGACACTGTTCCCACCGACCTATGGAAGAAATTCTGCAATTCTGAGAACTCCAGCACAGCTCATTGTGATGAGTACTTTCTGCAGAACAATGTTACGGAGATCCAGGGCATTCCTGGGTTAGCCAGTGGCATCATCAAAG AGAACATGTGGGGGGATTACATGGAGAAAGGACAGATTTTAGTGAAAGCGGGTTTGCCCTCTCTTGATGTCCATGGCTCCATGGAGAGCTTTGGCTTCTATGTGACTGCTGACATTGCTACTTCCTTCACACTGCTGGTGGGAATCTTCTTTCCTTCTGCTACAG GCATTATGGCTGGATCAAACAGATCTGGAGATCTAAGAGATGCACAGAAGTCTATTCCTATAGGGACAATTCTGGCTATTACCACTACATCTCTTGTCT ATTTCAGCTCTGTGGTTCTTTTTGGCGCCTGCATTGAGGGTGTAGTACTCAGAGATAA ATTTGGAGAAGCAGTCAGTAAAAACTTGGTGGTTGGCACACTTTCTTGGCCCTCCCCATGGGTTATTGTGATTGGCTCCTTCTTCTCCACAGTAGGTGCAGGACTTCAGTCCCTGACCGGAGCACCTCGCCTCCTGCAAGCCATCGCTAAGGATAACATAATTCCTTTCCTAAGA GTGTTTGGACATGGTAAAGCTAACGGAGAACCCACGTGGGCTCTGTTGCTAACAGGACTCATAGCAGAGCTCGGCATCCTTATCGCTTCACTTGATATGGTCGCTCCAATTCTCTCTAT GTTTTTCCTGATGTGCTATCTTTTTGTAAATTTGGCGTGTGCAGTGCAAACCCTTTTAAGAACACCGAACTGGAGGCCAAGGTTCAAATACTACCACTG ggctTTATCTTTTCTGGGCATGAGTATGTGTTTGGCCCTCATGTTTATCTCTTCATGGTATTATGCCATTGTAGCCATGGTCATTGCTGGTATGATCTACAAGTACATTGAATATCAGGG AGCAGAGAAGGAGTGGGGAGATGGAATCCGTGGCTTGTCTCTTAGTGCAGCACGCTATGCTCTCCTTCGCCTGGAGGCGGGACCACCCCACACTAAAAACTGGAG GCCACAGCTGCTGGTTCTGCTGAAGTTGGATGAGGATCTGCATGTAAAGTATCCCAGAATGCTTACCTTTGCCTCACAGTTAAAAGCAGGAAAAGGTCTAACCATCGTAGGATCTGTGATACAGGGCAACTTCCTGGACTGTTACGGAGAAACACAGGCCTCAGAGCAG GCAATAAAGAACATGATGGAGATCGAGCGAGTGAAGGGTTTCTGTCAGGTAGTGGTCGCCTCCAAAGTGAGAGAGGGGGTTGCACACTTGATCCAGTCCTGTGGTCTGGGAGGCATGAAGCACAACACAGTTGTTTTGGGCTGGCCGTACGGCTGGAGACAAAGTGAAGACCCTCGTGCTTGGAAAACCTTTATCA ATACAGTGCGGTGTACTACAGCTGCCCACCTCGCCTTGATGGTCCCAAAGAATGTGTCGTTCTATCCTAGTAACCACGAGCGCTTCACTGATGGATACATTGACGTCTGGTGGATTGTGCATGATGGTGGCATGCTTATGCTTTTACCTTTCCTTCTCAAACAACATAAg GTCTGGCGTAAGTGTAAGATGCGAATCTTCACCGTTGCCCAAATGGATGATAACAGCATTCAGATGAAAAAAGACCTGGCAACCTTCCTATACCAGCTCAGAATAGAGGCAGAGGTGGAAGTGGTTGAGATG GACGACAGTGACATCTCAGCATATACGTATGAGCGGACACTCATGATGGAACAGAGGTCACAGATGCTAAAACAAATGAGACTGTCCAATGCAGAGAAAGATAGAGAG GCCCAGCTAGTAAAGGACAGACACTCATTAATAAGAATGGGCAGTCTGTATTCAGATGAAGAGGAAGAAACCATTGAAATATTGCCAGAGAAGAACCAAATGACTTGGACTAGTGACAAGGTGGAAGCAGAAAGACGAAACAGAAACAATGCACCAGAAAACTTCAGAGAGCTCATCAGCATCAAACC TGATCAGTCTAATGTTCGGCGGATGCACACAGCTGTTAAGCTCAATGAGGTCATAGTTAACAGATCCCATGATGCCAGACTGGTTCTGCTTAACATGCCAGGTCCTCCACGTAATCAAGAGGGAGATGAGAACTATAT GGAATTTCTTGAGGTGTTGACAGAGGGTCTAGAAAGAGTGCTGCTTGTAAGAGGTGGAGGTCGTGAGGTCATCACTATCTATTCCTGA
- the dpep2 gene encoding dipeptidase 2, with translation MLIYNNGGISGPRIQLFIFIRLSLLHGVISETSRARDIMTKYPLIDGHNDLALRLRIHYNNNLRLFDSHNIPRVATDISRLTAGHVGGQVFAAYVLCTAQDKDAVRLTLEQIDVIRRLCTENKELELVTTAEGMKKTSGKIACLISVEGGHTIDSSLPALRMFYQLGVRSMALTHTCNTPWAESSSKLYQFYQRKNNSLTEFGKAVVSEMNRLGMLVDLSHSSWETARAVLKHSAAPVIFSHSSAYAVCNNIRNVPDDLLMLLKTNGGLIMVNFYSSFVACSNEANVSMVADHFDHIKRVIGAESIGIGADFDGALGFPRDLDDVSKYPALISELISRNWTEEELAGVLRLNFLRVFEKVEKVRDNMNNTSPIEVEIPFLEANNSCRVILAPPVRTESSRNTKSPLLPVSALAWFIPLFVQVFLY, from the exons atgttgatatataataACGGAGGTATCAGTGGTCCACGGATACAGTTGTTCATATTCATCCGTCTCTCACTTCTTCATGGAGTCATATCTGAAACCAGTAGGGCACGGGATATAATGACCAAATATCCACTAATTGATGG aCACAATGACTTGGCTTTGCGTCTGAGGATACATTATAACAACAACCTGAGACTGTTTGATTCACACAACATTCCTCGTGTAGCTACAGATATCAGTCGCCTCACTGCTGGTCATGTAGGAGGACAG GTCTTTGCAGCATACGTGTTGTGTACAGCTCAAGACAAGGATGCGGTCAGACTGACCTTGGAACAGATTGATGTTATTCGTCGTCTATGTACTGAAAACAAAGAACTGGAACTGGTTACCACAGCTGAAG GAATGAAGAAGACCAGTGGAAAAATTGCCTGTCTAATCAGTGTGGAGGGAGGTCACACCATCGACAGCAGTTTACCAGCACTACGCATGTTCTACCAGCTTGGAGTAAGATCCATGGCCCTTACACACACTTGCAACACACCATG GGCTGAGAGCTCATCTAAACTGTACCAATTTTACCAGCGAAAGAACAATAGTCTGACAGAATTTGGTAAG GCTGTGGTTTCTGAAATGAACAGGTTGGGAATGCTGGTTGATTTGTCACATAGTTCCTGGGAAACAGCCAGAGCAGTATTGAAGCATTCTGCAGCCCCAGTTATTTTCAGCCACTCCTCAGCATATGCTGTCTGTAACAACATTCGCAATGTACCTGACGACCTGCTAATGCTGCTT AAAACAAATGGCGGGCTTATCATGGTGAACTTCTACAGCAGTTTTGTAGCATGTTCAAATGAGGCAAATGTCTCTATGGTGGCTG ATCATTTTGACCATATAAAGCGGGTAATTGGAGCTGAAAGCATTGGGATTGGAGCAGACTTTGATGGTGCTCTTGG ATTTCCTAGAGACCTGGATGATGTCTCTAAATATCCAGCTCTTATTAGCGAACTGATATCAAGGAACTGGACTGAGGAAGAATTGGCCGGAGTTTTACGACTGAACTTTCTTAGAGTGTTTGAAAAGGTTGAGAAG GTACGTGATAATATGAATAACACTTCACCAATTGAAGTAGAAATCCCATTTCTGGAGGCAAACAACAGCTGTCGTGTGATACTGGCCCCTCCAGTCAGGACCGAGAGTAGCCGAAACACAAAATCTCCTTTGCTGCCTGTAAGTGCTTTAGCCTGGTTTATTCCACTTTTTGTGCaggtatttttatattaa